The following proteins are co-located in the Streptomyces bottropensis ATCC 25435 genome:
- a CDS encoding aminomethyltransferase family protein has product MSGNGSAVGPGGPGETGLVAIHDVPAYPDVPTYLNILGSLHIWEGDGWKQESMSWKTTAYLASNLSGLPEITFSGPQAQEFLSRLSINNVYKWPVGTSKHLVMLDERGYIANHGLTVRDSEDSFRQFAAMPWSLYKAPSMGLDVEIGLRDVFVFQVAGPTSLQVLERLIDEPLRTLKFLGVKQVSIPGIDTSVEIELSRIGMAGTLAYELRGPLEHGPAVFDAVFQAGKDFGLKRLGWRTYLVNHTEGGFPQQGCTFLPAAFADPGFVTHPVFGATLPPSQVEGPLPGSADPKDMTARLRTPFEVNWGWMAKFDHDFIGREALEAEAANRRRKTVVLRWNKEDVLDVFASQFEPGEEYKHFEFPTSPQAPAGGHADLVTKDDKPVGVSSVAVYSYYYREMISHSTIDLEHGEIGTEVVVHWGDHGGRIKPIRATVERFPYLDLASNKDFDLSAVPSGVASA; this is encoded by the coding sequence ATGAGCGGTAACGGCAGTGCTGTGGGGCCCGGCGGTCCGGGCGAGACCGGGCTGGTCGCCATCCACGACGTTCCGGCGTACCCGGATGTCCCGACGTACCTGAACATCCTGGGCAGCCTGCACATCTGGGAGGGTGACGGATGGAAGCAGGAGTCGATGTCGTGGAAGACGACCGCCTATCTGGCGTCGAACCTGAGTGGGTTGCCCGAGATCACGTTCAGTGGTCCGCAGGCGCAGGAGTTCCTGTCGCGGCTGAGCATCAACAACGTCTACAAGTGGCCGGTGGGTACCTCGAAGCATCTGGTGATGCTCGACGAACGCGGGTACATCGCCAATCACGGCCTCACGGTGCGTGACAGCGAGGACTCCTTCCGCCAATTCGCCGCGATGCCGTGGTCGTTGTACAAGGCGCCGTCGATGGGGCTGGACGTTGAGATCGGGCTTCGAGACGTCTTCGTGTTCCAGGTCGCAGGTCCAACCTCCCTGCAGGTCCTGGAGCGGCTCATCGATGAGCCGCTGCGCACGCTGAAGTTCCTGGGCGTCAAGCAGGTCAGCATCCCGGGGATCGACACGTCGGTGGAGATCGAGCTGTCCCGGATCGGCATGGCAGGCACCCTGGCGTACGAGCTGCGCGGACCGCTCGAGCACGGCCCGGCGGTGTTCGACGCCGTATTCCAGGCGGGGAAGGACTTCGGACTCAAGCGACTCGGATGGCGTACCTACTTGGTCAACCACACCGAGGGCGGCTTCCCGCAGCAGGGGTGTACGTTCCTGCCGGCCGCGTTCGCCGACCCCGGATTCGTCACCCACCCGGTGTTCGGGGCCACGCTGCCGCCGTCGCAGGTGGAGGGGCCGTTGCCGGGCAGCGCCGATCCGAAGGACATGACCGCGCGGTTGCGGACCCCGTTCGAGGTGAACTGGGGCTGGATGGCGAAGTTCGACCACGACTTCATCGGCCGTGAGGCGCTGGAGGCCGAGGCCGCGAACCGGCGCCGCAAGACGGTGGTACTGCGGTGGAACAAGGAGGACGTACTCGACGTGTTCGCCTCGCAGTTCGAGCCCGGCGAGGAGTACAAGCACTTCGAGTTCCCCACCTCGCCGCAGGCGCCCGCCGGCGGTCACGCCGACCTGGTCACCAAGGACGACAAGCCGGTCGGAGTCTCCTCGGTCGCGGTGTACTCCTACTACTACCGCGAGATGATCTCGCACTCCACGATCGACCTGGAGCACGGTGAAATCGGCACAGAGGTCGTCGTGCACTGGGGCGATCACGGCGGACGGATCAAGCCGATCCGTGCCACGGTCGAACGATTCCCGTACCTGGACCTGGCCAGCAACAAGGACTTCGACCTCAGCGCCGTCCCCTCCGGAGTCGCATCCGCGTAG
- a CDS encoding SDR family oxidoreductase, translating to MSRIVISGASGDLGRRVTRLLLDEDPGVELTLVTRTPEKLADRVAQGVPVLKGDYTDPDSLDAAYKGAETLFLISGLNLGRRVSEHRNAIAAAQRAGIRHIVYPSVGGVQHPRNPAMSAKDHYQTEQDLRASGITFTFLRNHLYAEIVSNIWIASVVENGRLEMACGQGSLSPVAKGDVARSAAAVLRESERHAGAVYEITGPELLSMHDIVRIGSEVHGTPITYVPQTEEERLAFFDSVGLPRTYDPDMPPSSEGHMWASDELVTADLAVAEGYQALLSHHVKLLTGREPERLRTVMERVKGVRYDQIEDEA from the coding sequence ATGAGCCGAATCGTCATCAGCGGTGCCTCAGGAGACCTCGGGCGTCGCGTTACGAGGTTGCTGCTGGACGAGGACCCGGGCGTCGAGCTGACGCTTGTGACACGCACCCCCGAGAAGCTGGCCGACCGTGTGGCCCAAGGCGTCCCCGTCCTGAAAGGCGACTACACGGACCCGGACTCGCTGGATGCGGCGTACAAGGGTGCGGAGACACTCTTCCTGATCAGCGGGCTCAACCTCGGCCGACGCGTGTCGGAGCACCGCAACGCCATCGCCGCTGCTCAGCGAGCGGGCATCCGCCACATCGTCTACCCCTCGGTCGGTGGTGTTCAGCACCCGCGGAACCCAGCCATGTCGGCGAAGGACCACTACCAAACCGAGCAGGACCTGCGGGCCTCCGGGATCACGTTCACGTTCCTGCGCAACCACCTCTACGCCGAGATCGTCAGCAACATCTGGATCGCTTCCGTCGTGGAGAACGGCCGGCTGGAGATGGCGTGTGGGCAGGGCTCCCTGTCCCCGGTGGCCAAGGGAGATGTGGCCCGGAGCGCTGCCGCGGTGCTGCGCGAATCCGAGCGGCACGCGGGCGCCGTTTACGAGATCACCGGTCCCGAACTGCTGAGCATGCACGACATCGTGCGCATCGGCTCCGAGGTGCACGGAACGCCGATCACCTACGTGCCGCAGACCGAGGAGGAGCGGCTGGCGTTCTTCGACTCCGTCGGCCTGCCCCGTACCTACGACCCCGACATGCCGCCCAGCTCCGAAGGACACATGTGGGCCAGCGACGAGCTGGTGACGGCCGATCTGGCGGTCGCCGAGGGCTATCAGGCGCTCCTGTCCCACCACGTGAAGCTGCTCACAGGTCGTGAGCCCGAGCGGCTGCGGACCGTGATGGAGCGCGTCAAGGGGGTGCGCTACGACCAGATCGAGGACGAGGCGTGA